The following proteins come from a genomic window of Bactrocera tryoni isolate S06 chromosome 1, CSIRO_BtryS06_freeze2, whole genome shotgun sequence:
- the LOC120766417 gene encoding transmembrane protein 135-like: MTNALSRFLTPVDCTCKDFNHPWTDSCANASAGILLGAIPYSLRIYTMVYALSLIMRHRIPNLADLKRTLHGILQSSAFLVSNSFSFIMFNCLLRRLIGRYYCATVAFVPCFISSFASILVERPARRPLLTLYVANLATETLWHMAETRGYVRSIAQGQALIFGISISALLYLYRLGLHKTTCKDSLFNILRFFVGKTEEGPIVPKEPVAPTPPQSRAPLDFRSINVLVQLYTRFLDAAKSRHHSCPHRDNCWRYAFVGGIKPFVGGVGLQVALRLVMNLKKIVQMKFDVRKSIFNKQTLNLGIFLGCFSFIYKGVSCGLRHSFERDDPLFAIPAGLLASVSFTKYPDVTVALYVMWKALQISYNLGIKEGVLPHISGFTLFLYSFCTAVLFHAGILEPKTIRPSYYKFLYAISGERINRFNLEPFNIYGQNASEQMQEVSRQLNLVNKSPLPKFSLATWK; the protein is encoded by the exons ATGACGAACGCGCTTAGTCGTTTTCTGACGCCGGTCGATTGCACCTGCAAGGATTTCAATCATCCATGGACGGACAGCTGTGCAAATGCCTCTGCGGGCATCTTACTGGGCGCAATTCCATACAGCTTGCGTATCTACACAATGGTCTATGCG ttatcgCTTATAATGCGCCATCGCATACCGAATCTTGCCGACCTCAAACGCACCCTACACGGCATATTGCAATCGTCCGCCTTCCTCGTCTCCAACAGCTTTTCATTCATTATGTTTAATTGCTTGTTACGTAGACTAATCGGTCGCTATTATTGCGCCACTGTTGCTTTCGTACCCTGTTTCATCTCCAGTTTTGCATCGATACTGGTCGAACGACCCGCACGTCGACCCTTGCTAACACTATACGTAGCGAATTTGGCTACGGAGACACTCTGGCATATGGCCGAGACGCGCGGTTATGTGCGTTCGATAGCACAAGGGCAAGCTTTAATCTTCGGCATTAGCATATCAGCACTATTGTATCTCTATCGTTTAGGTCTACATAAGACGACGTGTAAGGATTCATTATTCAATATATTACGTTTCTTTGTCGGTAAAACGGAAGAAGGACCTATCGTGCCGAAAGAGCCAGTAGCGCCTACGCCGCCACAATCGCGTGCGCCACTCGATTTCCGTAGCATAAATGTATTGGTCCAGCTATATACACGCTTCTTGGATGCGGCGAAGAGTCGCCACCACTCATGTCCACATCGTGATAATTGTTGGCGTTATGCCTTTGTGGGTGGTATCAAGCCTTTCGTCGGTGGTGTGGGTCTGCAAGTGGCGCTGCGTTTAGTtatgaatttaaagaaaattgtacAAATGAAATTCGATGTGCGGAAGTCTATATTTAATAAGCAGACGCTGAATTTGGGCATATTTCTGGGTTGCTTCTCATTTATATATAAG GGTGTTTCGTGTGGCCTGCGGCATAGCTTTGAACGCGATGATCCACTCTTCGCCATACCAGCGGGTCTGTTAGCCAGCGTGTCCTTCACAAAATATCCCGATGTAACGGTGGCATTATATGTGATGTGGAAAGCTTTGCAA ATAAGCTACAACTTGGGCATTAAGGAAGGCGTGCTGCCGCACATATCCGGCTTTACGCTCTTTTTGTATTCCTTCTGTACGGCTGTACTCTTTCATGCAGGCATTCTCGAGCCGAAGACCATACGGCCGAGCTACTATAAATTTCTATATGCAATTTCCGGAGAAAG AATTAACCGCTTCAATTTGGAACCCTTCAATATCTATGGTCAAAATGCCAGCGAACAGATGCAGGAGGTTTCTCGGCAGCTAAATCTTGTTAATAAATCACCGTTGCCCAAGTTCTCACTTGCCACttggaaataa